Part of the Pseudobdellovibrionaceae bacterium genome is shown below.
TTGTATTTGAGCCTTAACACTTACATACCGGCCACAGACTATTCGAAAAAGAAAACTCTGATCACAGCCCCTGGCAGCCTTTCTATTTTCACTTATAAATTTGGTGAAACGCGCTGGTCTTTTAGGTCTTTGAATTTTATTCGAGCCTATTTTTATGAGAATCCCACAGGCCAAAAAGATTTTAAAGTTTGGCTGTGGCCGGGCATCAATTACAAGATCAACGATGTTGTAACCCTTGAAGCCTTCTATCAAATGAACAAAAGCCACCGCAATGGCACTGACTGGACGAAGACTCAAGATGATAACTCCCGAGTCTCTGCCGGCTTACAATTAAATTTGGGTAAAGCTCTAACCCTGAACCCGCAAATTCATTTTGATGATGCACAAAACCCTAGCACCAAAAATATGGAGCTAGGGATGCTGCTATTTGGATCATTCCTTTAATCTTCATCATCGGGGCCTATTCGCTGACGGAATATTTGGCGAAGGGCTTTGTAAAATGATGGTACCCCTTCGTCGATAATCACCAAATCACCCGTCTCTGACGGGCCTAAGATTCGCTTGTAGGCCGGCAAATTGCCACGCTCAGCGCCTCGGTTGTACACATCGATATTCACCACACCCACATAATCCGCCTGTCGCTCGAGCTTTCGCAGCTCATGCGAGGCCTCTTGTTCATCTGTAGAGTCTCCATCACCCAATATAAAAACATACTGAATAAATTCGTCAGTCGGCACTCTGGCCACTTCTTCGTTGGCCAGTTTCATGCCGGAGGCATCAGCGGTTCCACCGCCCATACCGGCATTGAAAAAGTCCTCTTCTTCTACCACTTCAGCTTCTGTGTCATAGTGAATGTATCGAGACTCAAAAATGACCCCGCGGCGGCGTAGCAGATGCTTGGTTGTATCCACAAACTCCTTAGCCAGCGCCAACGGCTTACCACCCATACTGCCTGAGCGATCCATCACAAAATGAATCATCACTTTAAATGCAGGCTCCATTTCTTCGTCTTTAACGATAGACCAGTGGTCGTCTGGGTCAGTGGTTTCAACACCCATTCGCAAAACCTCTGAAACAAATTTTTGAACATCATCTGGCCCGAGATCTTGATCGAAGTAGTCTGGATTTTCAGCCATAAACTGGGCCATGCCATTTTCAAAATAAGTTTCGATGGTTTGCTCGGTATCTAGTGGCTCATTAAACATCTGTTTCGAGTGTGACCAAAACTCGGTCAACAGCTCATTTTCACCCTCGCCTGTGCGACGAATCACCGGCAGCTCTAAATTGGCCGTAATGATATTGCGCCAAACCTCTTGCGGAATAAATGTCTCTTGATTTCCCCCACTGTGAGGCCCTTGGCCCGGGTTGGATGACGGATCATCTCCTGGATCCGATGAGTCGTCGCCCTCTTCACCCTCACCCTGTCCAGAACCATCATTCTTTGGGCCCTTAACCACTTGTCCTTCGACCACGTCGCCTTGAAAAATCTGCGTGCCATCATCGGTCTCAGCCGGCAAATCGTAATTGAATGCGCCACTCACAGGGGCTGGCCCCAAGCTCATAGTTCGCCTTCTCCGAACACTGTCATCAAAGGCGAGACGAGGGACAATAGGCACAATTTGAAACGCCACGCCCCCTTGTTGGCGATGGATCGGTCTTTTTCCACTCAACGCCAACTCCAGAACTCTTGCCTGTCGTTTTCTAACCAAAGTGTAAAATTTTAAAAGGGCCCGCGAGCCACCCGTGGCCACGCCAAAGGACACACCCAAATGGCCCATTCCTGAATTGGCTAGCTCGGCAGCCAAATCGCCACCTTCTTCAAAAGAGGTTCGGGTACTGGGCAACGAGCTTAAGGTAACATCTTTTTGTGCGACCAACTGACTGTCACCAATGGGGTCCGAATCTGTAAGAAGTTGATCTTCAATGTAGTATTGAACGTAGTTCCGCATGGTGTTTGTCATCAAGGTGTCTTCAATAAATTCAGCTTCTGGAAAATCAGCTCTTGAATCCACGCCAGGCGACCACTGCGTAAACCAACTGGGATCTTCTTTAAAATAAACAATCCTAAAGAGCGCATCTTGAGCTTGTGCAGCTGATATTTGGCCCGACTGCTTGAGCTCCATAATCTGCTTGTAGTCCTTATTTGAAGCCCGCACCATCACTTCAGCACGAACATTCCCATTGGGGGTCACCCGCAGTCGCACCGGCATCACCGGATACATGCCCTCGGTTACAGAGAGAAACGTTCCTGGATTGTTGGGGTCCTCCACACCATTTTGATCCAACTGCTGAAAAACCTGATCGTACCACTCTCGAGGCACAACGGTGTCAAAAGTCACGGGTTTTCGGTGAGCTCGGGCCGCCTCGAAAATCCACATGGGTGTTAAGGCTGGATTCAAAGGAATATCACCATACACATGATGCCGATAATGAAAACTGTCACCGTTGAGTGAGCTGTCCATGGTTAGCACTCGAGGAAATTGCAATGATCGATGGGCATGTTCTCGTACAATTTTTTTTACGATACGTTGATAATTTCTCTCAGTAGCCAATACTTTTATGTAACTGGCATCGCGTTCTGCATCTTTTGGAATTTCATCTTCCGTCGCTGCCCGACCTAGCACCAACTTATTCTTACTCACCCACTCGTGATCTAGGTTTTCAAGAAGAAATGACTCATCGTTGTGGTATTGCATATCGTGATGGGCTTCTTTGACAAACTTTTTCGCCATTTCCTTTAAAGATAGCCCTTGGTTTTCTGGTCTTTCTTGAAACTTTTCAAACTTTCGCATCCAAGCTTGACGACCCATGTAATAGACGTTGGCGAATTGAAACTCATTCTTTCGGGTCTTCGGATCAGCCAGACGAATGTGGTGCGTCCACCAAGTGAGGGTGGCCAGCGACAACGCCTCGTCAGTGGTAATTTTATCTTTTAAAAGAGGGCCTAAAAACTGAGAAAAAGTGGCCCAACCTTCGTTCATGTACTGCGACTGAAAAAATCCAGCACCCATTCGATTATACTCTTCAAAATAGGAGGCCAATTTCTTTTGCCACTCAGGGCTCCCCTCAGGGAGGTTTGCTGAAAAGAACGACAGTCCACTGGCCGTGGGTTTACTGGGGAAGCGACCTTGAGTGACAATATCATGCCCAGATCGACTTCGAATTTGCTTGAGAGAAAGCATCTCATCCAGCCGCACATCATTGCGCATAAATTTAGCGGGCGCATCCCAGCTCCCGTAAACCTTGTCCACCAGTTCGGACATACTAGTCATTCTCTGCAAAAACTCGATAACTTCGGATTCATCGTGATTTGTGATGAGCTCATCGACTAACTCGGCAATTTTCTTACCCGAACCCCACCGATCCACAGCCCGATCTCTGAACCAAACTGAGTTTTCAAAAAAGTCGATGTGGCCCGCCACATGATACATAATGGATTTCTGTTCGCCATGTGGAGTTTCGCCCCGATAAATTGACGTACAATGGGAGCATCCATTTGATTCCACAAACTCCAAGGTGGAATTGCCCGCGCGAGTGGAGCGGTCAATTTGAAACCCAGGCATCCACCAAGGTACCACGTGACCAAACGAAGCCATCAAGTGATTGAGATCCGAATTGTCGGTAAAAATCATTCGATGAGGAGGAAAACTGTATCCCACAGGAAGCAAGGTCTGAATGACCTCATGGGCTGACTGTTTAAGGGGCGCCATTTCTTCATTGCTCAGCCCGCTGGCCACAAACTTCACAGGACCTGAATTTAACAAAACCTCTTCACAGGTTTCTTTTCCCAGATCACTGTCCAGGTCATCACTGTGGGCCAACCCCAAACTTCCCCAGAGGCTCACTACAAAAAGCATCCCTACCATAGATATTTTCATCAATGATCCTCTCCGGTGGTCAACATCAGTCGGCATTTAGAAGAAAAATTCAGCAAATTACTTTTTGCCACACTAGAACTCAACGAACGTCTCAAGTTCGACTCGCCCAGGGTTTGAACAATATGAGCGTGGCTCACCGGCCGAAGCAACGAACCGTTATCTTTGAACAAAAATCGCTGAATGCCCGGGCGACCCTTTAAGGATATGTCATCTGTGACCCGCTCAAGAGACGCGCTCAGAAATCTCAGTGTGTAACTCCAAGGTAACCTGGCAATGGCCTTATCAATCACATAAAAATAAGTTCTGGCCATATCATAAAAGCTGAGCATACCCACATTCCCATGACTACTGTGATACTCCAACACCTCATCAGAGGTAATTTCATCGAGATAATTTTGAAAACCATGCAGCACTTCGTCCGAAAGATCAGCGTACAATCGCCGGTAAATTCCCTCAGGCATGCCATCAAGGTTGTCTACCCATTGCTCAGTTGATAAACCACTTGGAAGATTATCGTAAGTGCCAACTCCAATGATTTTAGCCAAGGCCGGTCGCATTTTTCCAAGCAGGGTTTTGACGGATTTAGTATTTACATGCCCCCGAGAAATTCCCTCTTCCACATATTCTTCTGAAAACGCCCGCCGCTCGATATATCCAGAAGTGCGCCGTCCGAAGATCGCTGGAAAAAACGGCTCCTCAGGAGATAACTTGCCCAATACCTGCTCGAACTCATTTCGCATGAATGGATCAACGATACCAATTTTAGTCGGGTCCAATGCCAATGCATCCAAAGCTACGCGAGGTTTTTGCAAAAAATGATCATACAGTGCCTGTTGATACCACGATACAAACTGTTCTTGCTTAAATTGACTACCCGAAAACTGGGGTGATTTCTCAAGAGCACCAAGCAATGCCTCATGCAATCGAGTACGAAAAGCATCAACGATAGCATCTAGAAAATACAGCTGGGCTTCAGTACTTCTTGCCAGGGGCAATACCAAGCTCTCATCTTCTACAAAGTCGTTTATTCCAGAACCATGTTGCTTTTGATTCTTTTTCCCAGTCCCAAGTGCTGTTTTACCGAGTCCATCACGCGGCAAAACCACATAGGCTCCATTCTCACGACGACGTTGCGATAAAAAGTAGCGCGACACCGCAGCCGGCGCCTTTGTGCCAAATTCGCGGCCATTCATAGTTCCCTGATACTGACGAGCCACTTGATTTACAAAAAGGGGCGATACTAAAAAGTACTCACCGCGCTCAAAGCGACGACTACTCTGCTCGGTGAGCTGATCAATGAATCGAGTTTCTTTAGCCCATGGGGGATGACCTATAGTCTGTACCAGACCAAAACGATCCACCGACGAGTGATCAAAGGAAACACCCTCACCCCCAAGCGTGGCCACTAAAATATCGGCCAACGTGGGATCTGTATCTTTGTTTTTCTGCACTCGCTCAATTTTACTAGAATCATTTATCACGTTCGTAGTAACGCCAATAATTAGATTTCCTGGGGAGAACTCTCTCGTTTTCGGCTCTTTTCCAAGCGTTGAAGTGACTCGATATTTCTCACCAGGCTTTAAACTTTGAAGCGATCTAATAAATTGCAATAGCTTGTGGCGTGTGGCTTCCGGGATCTGCAAAGCATCATCTATGACGATAAAGCCCCTGTATCCATTGGGTAACGTCAAAAAGTGATGTAAATGATCGAGCAGCTTTTTGCCGTCTACAAAGCCGGGCGCGGAACTGTCAGCCAGCTCATTTCCTCTAATGAAAAAGAAATTGGAATCGTTATTAGAAATTGAAATAGAATCCGCACGATAATCGTAGGGTTTTAAGCCTAAAGTTTTTGCTACAGATAAAATCAGGTCTGTTTTTCCGACGCCTTGCTCACCGGCAAAAATAAACGACGACCCCACTGAAAGGCTGGACTCGCCTAAGGATTGCTGCAGAATTAGGTCTCGCAACACACCAACGTCTTTAAAGTTATTGTACCCTGTTTTTTCAAAAACAAGCCTAACAAAATCATCTCGCTTTAAAATGGACAAGTAGTCCCCATCCGGCATGTATTCCGGCTGAAGGCGCACATTGAACTCTCTGGCTAAAAGCTCATGAATCACCGACGCATCAACCACTCGCCGATCCCGCACGCGAGGATCTTCTAACAACGTGTTGCTAAACGACGACAGCACTCGTCCCAGAGTGATCAAGATACTCTTGCTTTCTTTTGCACTCAATTCATTCACTTGCGAAGCTAGGTGATCGACAATGTATGCTCGAGCCTGCTCCGGCGGGAGTTCCTCTCCCTTTCGGTGCAACATCGATGCATCGTAGGAGTAGTTCATTGCCTTTACACTGGGGTCATCTAAAACCATCTCTACCCAATGTTTCTGCAACTCGTAGTCTGGCGTGTCGATATGTACTTCGCGAAAATGGCTCAACAGACCAAAAGAGACCTCTTCCTTGGCCTCTTCATCCACAAGAAGTGATCTTTCCG
Proteins encoded:
- a CDS encoding SpoVR family protein; the encoded protein is MKISMVGMLFVVSLWGSLGLAHSDDLDSDLGKETCEEVLLNSGPVKFVASGLSNEEMAPLKQSAHEVIQTLLPVGYSFPPHRMIFTDNSDLNHLMASFGHVVPWWMPGFQIDRSTRAGNSTLEFVESNGCSHCTSIYRGETPHGEQKSIMYHVAGHIDFFENSVWFRDRAVDRWGSGKKIAELVDELITNHDESEVIEFLQRMTSMSELVDKVYGSWDAPAKFMRNDVRLDEMLSLKQIRSRSGHDIVTQGRFPSKPTASGLSFFSANLPEGSPEWQKKLASYFEEYNRMGAGFFQSQYMNEGWATFSQFLGPLLKDKITTDEALSLATLTWWTHHIRLADPKTRKNEFQFANVYYMGRQAWMRKFEKFQERPENQGLSLKEMAKKFVKEAHHDMQYHNDESFLLENLDHEWVSKNKLVLGRAATEDEIPKDAERDASYIKVLATERNYQRIVKKIVREHAHRSLQFPRVLTMDSSLNGDSFHYRHHVYGDIPLNPALTPMWIFEAARAHRKPVTFDTVVPREWYDQVFQQLDQNGVEDPNNPGTFLSVTEGMYPVMPVRLRVTPNGNVRAEVMVRASNKDYKQIMELKQSGQISAAQAQDALFRIVYFKEDPSWFTQWSPGVDSRADFPEAEFIEDTLMTNTMRNYVQYYIEDQLLTDSDPIGDSQLVAQKDVTLSSLPSTRTSFEEGGDLAAELANSGMGHLGVSFGVATGGSRALLKFYTLVRKRQARVLELALSGKRPIHRQQGGVAFQIVPIVPRLAFDDSVRRRRTMSLGPAPVSGAFNYDLPAETDDGTQIFQGDVVEGQVVKGPKNDGSGQGEGEEGDDSSDPGDDPSSNPGQGPHSGGNQETFIPQEVWRNIITANLELPVIRRTGEGENELLTEFWSHSKQMFNEPLDTEQTIETYFENGMAQFMAENPDYFDQDLGPDDVQKFVSEVLRMGVETTDPDDHWSIVKDEEMEPAFKVMIHFVMDRSGSMGGKPLALAKEFVDTTKHLLRRRGVIFESRYIHYDTEAEVVEEEDFFNAGMGGGTADASGMKLANEEVARVPTDEFIQYVFILGDGDSTDEQEASHELRKLERQADYVGVVNIDVYNRGAERGNLPAYKRILGPSETGDLVIIDEGVPSFYKALRQIFRQRIGPDDED